The stretch of DNA CCGGCAGCGTGGGCAAGACGACGGTCAAGGAGATGACCGCCGACATGTTGGCGCAGGCCGCCCCGACGGCCCGCACGCTCGGGAACTGGAACAACGACATCGGCCTGCCGTTGAGCGTGCTGGCGATCGAGCCGGTGCATCGCTACGGCGTGATGGAAGTCGGAACCAGTCATCCCGGCGAAATCGCGGCGCTCTGCGCGTGCCTTCGGCCCGACTGGGGCCTGGTCACGGCGGTCGGGCCGGGCCACCTGGAGTACTTTGATTCCGTGCAGGCCATCGCCCGAGAAAAAGCCGAGTTGCTGCGTTCCCTGCCTCCCGGCGGGCTGGCCTTTCTTTCGCGGGACGATGCCTGGTACGAGCTGCTGTACGCCGCCACGCCGTGTCCCGTCGTGACCGTGTCGCTGGAGGCCGGGGCGGACTACCGCGGCCGGCCCGATCCCGCGGGTGGACTCCGGTTCACCGTCGAGGAGCGCGAGAGCGGCCAGGCGGCGGAATTGGAAGTGCCCCTGCCGGGCCGGCACTTGGTGGCCGACGCCCTCCTGGCCGTGGCCGTGGGCCGGCGGTGCGGCCTGTCGTGGGAAGCGATCGGCGCGGCCCTGGCGCGGTTCCGGCCGCAACCCCTCCGGTGGGCCCGCTCCGTGGCGCGCGGCGTCGCGTTCGTCAACGACGCCTACAACGCCAACCCGATGAGCATGAAGGCGGCGCTCGAAACCTTCGCGAAAAGCCCCGTGGAAGGGCGTCGCTGGCTGGTGCTCGGCGGCATGCTTGAACTCGGGGCCGCCGAATGCGATCTTCACCGGCAATTGGGTCGTATCGTGGCGGCGGGGCCGTGGGCGGGCCTGTTGGCCGTCGGGCCGCTCGGGGCGTGGATCGCGGAGGGGGCCCGCGAGGCCGGCTTGTCTGACGGCCGGGCTTTCCTCTGCCCCGACGCGGAAACCGCGGCCCGGCGGCTCCTGCAATGGACGCGGCCGGGCGACGCCGTACTGCTCAAGGCCTCGCGCGCCGAGCAACTGGAGAAAGTGCTGGAGGCCTTCGCCGCCGGGTAGGCGGGCGCGCGTATAAGGATTTGGTCATGTTCTACTACCTGCACCTGCTGACGGATTGGTTTTCGCCGCTCCGCGTGTTCCGCTACATCACCGTGAGGGCCATCGCCGGCGCGGGGACGGCCTTCCTGTTCAGCCTGCTCCTCGGCCCCTGGCTGATCCGCGAGCTGCGCCGGTTCAAGATGGGGCAGCAGGTCCGCAAGGACGAGGCGCCGCCGCTCTACATCTTCCACGGCAAGAAGGCCGGCACCCCCTGCATGGGCGGCCTGCTGATCATCTCCGCCGTGCTGGTCTCCACCCTCCTATGGGCCGTGCCGACCAACGAGTTCGTCCTGCTGACCCTCGCGACGATGTGCTACATGGGGCTCGTCGGCTTCCGGGACGACTACCTGAAGGTGACCCGTAAAAGTTCCCGCGGCCTGGGCGTCCGCGCCAAGCTGATCTACCAGCTCGGTTGGGTGGCGGTGGTCGTCACGATTCTCCTGCTCCTGCCGTCCACGCGCGTCCACGTGCAGCAGTTCTTCATCCCGTTCGTCAAGGATCCGGTGACCCGGCACATGGGGTTCCTGGCGATCTTTGTCTTCCTCGCCCTCGTCATGGTGGGGTCCACGAACGCGGTGAACCTCACCGACGGGCTGGACGGCCTCGCGATCGGCTGCAGCAATTCCGTGGCGGCGGCCTATCTCGTCATGGCCTACGTGGCCGGCCACGCGCGCTTTGCGCAGTACCTGCAGGTTTCCTATATCGCGGGCAGCGGGGAGCTGGCGGTGTTCTGTGCCTGCCTGCTCGGGGCCGGGCTTGGGTTCCTCTGGTTCAACTGCCACCCCGCCCGTGTGTTCATGGGCGACACCGGGAGCCTGGCGCTCGGCGGCGCGATCTCCATGGTCGCCATCCTGATCAAGCAGGAGCTGGCCCTGGTCATCGTCGGCGGCGTGTTCGTGATCGAGGCGGCCAGCGTGCTGCTCCAGGTGTCCTTCTTCAAGCTGACCGGTGGGAAGCGCATCTTCAAATGCGCGCCGCTGCACCACCACTTCGAGGTGCTGGAGAAGGAGCAGGCGGAGCGCGAGCACCGGGACGTGGAGGTGATCGAAACCATGATCACCACGCGGTTCTGGATCCTGGCCATCATTTTCGCCCTGATCGGCATCGCCACGCTGAAAATCCGATGACGGATTCCTGGAAAACGGCCCTGGTGCTCGGCCTCGGCGAAAGCGGTGAGGCCGCCGCCCGCCTGCTGCGCGCGGAGGGCGTCGCCGTGACCGTGGCCGACGGCGCCGAGACCCCCGCGCTGCGGGAGAAGGTCGCCCGGCTCGCGGAGGAAGGCGTACCCGTGCTCGTGGGCGCGAAGGAACTACCGGCCGGCCCGTTCGACGTGGCGGTTATCAGCCCGGGGATTCCCGCCTCCTCGCCCTGGGTGGCGGAACTGAACCGCCGGGCCGTCCCCGTGATCTCCGAGCTGGAGCTGGGCTGGCGGCGCCGGGCCTGCCGCGTGGTCGCGATCACCGGCTCCAACGGGAAGAGCACGGCCGTCAAGTGGCTGGCGGAATCCCTCGCGCAGGCGGGCCTCCGGGCGGCGCCCTCCGGCAACTACGGTGACGCGATCTGCCGCGTGGTGCGGGAGCGGCCGAACCTCGACTGGCTCGTGCTCGAAGTCAGCTCGTTCCAACTGGAAACCGTGGACGAGTTCAGGCCCGAGGTGGGCGTGCTGCTGAACGTGCTGCCCAACCATCTCGACCGGCACGGCACCATGGCCGCGTACACCGCGCTCAAGGCGCGGCTGTTCGCGAGGACGCGGGCCGGCGACACGTGCCTGGCGCCCTGCGTGCTCCGGGAGGCCGTGCGCGGCCTGGCCGGCGGGGCCGGGCGCTGGCTCGCCTTCGGCCCGGAGCCGGAGTCGGACTATCGCTGGTGCGACGGGCGGGTGTGGCGCGGGGACGCGGCGCGGGCCGACCTGCGCGGGACGCGATTCGATAACGAGATCCTGGGTCCCGCCGCGGCGGCCGTCGTGGCCGCGGCCGAAGCCTGCGGCGCGGACGCGGCCTGCGTGGAGCGGGCCGCCCGCGTCTTCGAGCCGCTGCCGCATCGCATGGAGACGGCCGCCGAGTCCGGCGGCGTGCGATTCATCAACGATTCCAAGGCGACCAACATCGCCGCCATGGTCGCGGCTCTCCAGATGGCCGGCCGGCCGGTGCGTCTGATCGCCGGCGGCCTGGCCAAGGAGACCGATTTCACGCCGGCGCGCAAGGCCCTGGCGGCGCACGCGCGGGGTGTATACCTGGTCGGGCGCGCCGCCGAGCCCATGCGGCAGGCCTGGGCGGACGTGGTCCCGTGCGAGCTGTGCGGCACGCTGGACCGGGCCGTGGCGCGCGCGGCGGAGGTCGCCGTCGAGGGGGAGACCGTGTTGCTCTCTCCGGCCTGCACGAGCTACGACCAGTACAAAAACTACGGCGAACGAGGCGCGCACTTCATCCGGTGCGCGCGAGAGCGGGCGGCGGCCGGCGCGCCACGGACGGGCGCATAGACTGTTTGCATTGCGGACGGATTCGGTTCTATACTGAACGCGCGAATACCAATAAGGAGAAATGGAATGAAGTCATCGGTGTTGATTGCGGCGGTCGTCGGCATACACGTGCTGGCGGTCGGCGGGGTGGTCATCATGCAGGGGTGCGAAACCCGGCGGGTCACGGTGGACCAGGCTCCGCCGCCCGCGCCGCCCATGCCGCCCAGCCCGGAAACGGCGCCCGTGCCGTCGCCCCGGCCCGTCCTTCGTCCGCCCGTGCCCGTCGAACCCGCCCCGTCGGTGATCGAGCCGGGTTCGGGCCGGACCTACGAAGTTCAGAACGGCGACTCCCTCTCGAAGATCGCCAGCAAGTTCGGCGTCAGCACCCGCGAGCTTGCGGAGTTGAACAAGATCAAGGATCCGAACCAGATCCGGATGGGCCAGAAGCTCATCATTCCCGACTACGCCAAGGAACAGCCTGCCTCCGCCTCCAAGCCGAAGGCCAAGGCCAAGGTCGTCGTGCCGGAAGGCGCGGAGACCTACACGGTCCAGGCCGGCGACATGCTCTCGAAGATCGCGGTCAAGTACGGGGTGAAGGTCGCCGATCTGCGGGAGGCCAACAGCCTGTCGGGCGACAAGATCCTCGTCGGCCAGAAGCTCGTCATCCCGGCGGGCGGCAAGGCGGAGAAGAAGGAAAAGGCGAAGGACAAGGACGCGAAGCAGGACGAGGGGAAGAAGACGGAAGAGGTCGCGCCCCCGCCCGCCCCGGCCCCCGTGGCCGCCGCGAAACCCGACATCATGCCGGCGGTGGAGCCCGCGGCCCCGCTCCTGCAGGGCGAGGAGCCGCCGATGGAATACACGGTGCAGCCCGGCGACACGGTGGATTCGATCGCCAAGATGTACATCATCCGCCGGGAGCAGATCCTCCAGTTGAACAACCTTTCGGAGGGCGCGGAGCTCAAGCCGGGACAGAAGATCAAGCTGCCGACGACGATGTAAGGAGCGGCGGATCGCGGCCGCGGGGTCGCGGGAAAGGCCCGGGGACACCCGTTGCAGGGGTCGCCCGGGCTTTTCTGTTGAATCGAGCAGTGGGGTATGTACAGGACCATGGTCATACTCATCGGGATCGTCCTGATCCTGGTGACGGTCGGGATTGTCATGCTGGCCAGCACGAGTTCCGTGCAGGGCGGCACGCAGTTTCACGATCCGCTCTACTACGTGAAGCGGCAGGCGGTCGGTCTCGTGGTCGGCGCTTTCATCGCCCTGTTCGCGGCCCGCGTGGACTACCACTACTGGAAGGCGTTCGCGATCCCGTTGGCGCTATGCTCGCTGGTCCTGCTGGCGCTGGTGCTCGTGCCCGGGATCGGCCTGACCGTGAAGGGCAGCAGCCGCTGGCTGCGGCTGGGGCCTGTGACCTTCCAGCCCTCCGAACTGGCCAAGTTCTCCAGCGTGATCCTGATCGCGTGGTGGATGGCGCGCTTCCAGCTGCACGCGCGGGAGTTCCGGATGGGCTTGGCGTATCCCCTGTCGATCCTCGGCCTGTTCCTGGGGTTGGTCTTTGCCGAGCCCGACTTCGGCACGACCATGCTGCTGGCGGCGGTGGGTATGCTGCTGCTCTTCCTGGGCGGCGCCCGCATCGGGTACCTGGCGGTCGCGGGCGCGGGGGGCGCGACCCTGTTTGGCCTGGCCATTCTCCATGATCCGGTCCGCCTTAGGCGGATCACGGCGTTCCTGGATCCCGAGCAGTACGCCCGCAACGAGGCCTTCCAACTGCTCAACGCCATCTATGCCTTTGTCGTGGGCGGGGGCCGGGGCGTCGGGTTCGGGCAGAGCCTGCAGAAGCATTTCTATCTTCCGGAGGCGCACACGGATTTCATCTTTGCCATCATCGGCGAGGAACTGGGCATCAAGGGCTCCCTGGGCGTCTTGGTGCTGTTCATGGGCTTGTTCCTGTGCGGTCTGCATATCAGCCACAGGGCGCCGGACCGGTTCGGGCAACTGCTGGGCTTCGGGTGTACGCTGATGCTGACCATCCAGGCGGCCATCAACATGGGCGTGGTGACCGGCAGCCTGCCGACGAAGGGGCTGCCGCTGCCGTTCATCAGTTTCGGGGGGTCCAGTCTCGTGGCCTCGATGGCCATGATCGGCGTGCTGCTCAACCTGGCGCGCCACGCGGTCGCCGAGGAGGCCGAGCGCGACGCGCGCTGCATTCGCGACGCCGCCCACCGGATCTGATCCTACGGCGAGCCTGCTTCGGCCCGCAGGATCCCCGCTGCCATGATGGCGGCGGTTGCGCCAAGAATCAGAATCACGATGGTCGGGGCGGCCCAGTGTTCCCATTCCCGGTCGAACTCCGCCTTCCGCGGGTCGGGGCGGCCCCAGATCGAGAAGTCGACCAGCAGCCGCAGCGTGGAAACCGTGTTGGCCAGCAGGGCGAGTCCGCCGATCCACCGGCGGACCGGCGGCAGCGCGGCGATACCCGCCCGGAGGGGCGGAAACAGGAAGGCCAGTGCCAGAACGATCATGGCCATCACGGCGGTCAGTCCGAGGGCCCACCTCGCGGCGGGCGGGCCGGCGGGCGTCGGATTACGGACGCGCCGCCGCAGGGCCGCGCCGGCGAGCAGCGCCATGGCGGCGGTCAGGGCGGCCAGCGTGACGTACAGTCCGGTGTACGCGGCGAAGAAGACCGAGTCGCCGGACCACGCCAGTGCGATGAACTGGACGGCGAATCCGCCCGCCAGGATGATCGCTCCCCCGAGCCGGAGCGGAAAACGGTACATGCACAGCAGGGCCTCCGCCATCAGCCATAGGATCAGCGTCACGGCGCCGGAGAGAGCGAGGGCCCCCTGGTGGAGGAACCGCGGAATCGAAAAGGACTCGGGGGCCGCCGCCGCGGGCAGGGAACGGACCAGGTGAACGGCGGCCAGCGCGGGCATCACGCCCTGGGCCAGCAGCCAGGTCCATTTCAGCAAGCGATAAATGGCGGGTCGGGGTTTCGCATCCATGGCGAATGTGTACACCAATCTCGGCTTCGGAAAAAGCCGGGAACGAATCCGGCGTGACGTGAGAAGTGAAAGCTATCCCTGGCTTGCCAGCCGGAGTCGCGGCCGGTTCAGCCCGTCCGCCTTCGTCCCGCCCGTGGCGGGGACTCCGGCGGACAGCCTCCGCGCGGCACGTGGCCGTGCCGCGCGAAGGCTGGTGGAGGGTAGGAGAGTTGAACTCCCGACCTCCTGAATGCCATTCAGGCGCTCTCCCAACTGAGCTAACCCCCCACCGGGGTCGACGTGAATGACGTCGATGCAGGGACAATATGAAGGCGGCCTTGATTTGTCAATGGCCGGGAGGTATTTTTTAGCCGTTCCTAATAATGCCTGCGCGATAAAGGAGCGCTATATGAACGTACTGGTCGCCCTGATGATGGCGGGGATGATGCTGGCTTCGTCCATGACCTGGCTCCAGTCCCCGGTTCCCGGCAGCGTGGTCGATTCCGGTTTTCCCGCGGAAGCCCCGGCGGAGGAGGCCATGACGGAACCGGCGGCGGAAGAGTCCGCGCCGGCCGCGGAGCCCGAACCGGCGGCGGTCCCGGAGGATACCTCGAGCGGCGCGCCGAAGTTTGCCGTCTTCCTGCCCGAGCGGATCGAGAGGGTCTGGTACTGGTATGCCTATACCGAGGAGATCCAGCATATCGTCCAGAGCGCGGTCGAGAAGGCCCTCCTGAACGCGGGCCTGGAGGTCGTCGACATATCGAGCCTTTCGCTGCCGGAGCAGGGCGACCTGAACCAGGTCATGTCCGCGCCGCAGGTGGTGCGCTGGGCGGCCGCGGCCCGCGTGGACTATATCATCATGGGCACGGCCACGGCGGATCCGCAAAGCGAGGGCACGGCGTACGGCCAGCGGGTCGTGCGGTCCACGGCCAACATCTCCGCGCGGATCATCCGCGTCAGCGACGCGCGCATCGTCGCGGTGCAGGATGCCACGGCGCTGATGGGCGGACAGGCCCTCGCCGCGGCGGCGCGGGAGGCCCTGAAGAAGGGCGGCGAGGATATCGGCCGCAAGCTGGCCCGCTCCGCGAAAAGCCTGGCGGGCCCCTGATCAGAACAGCGACTGCCAGGCGCGGACGCGGCCCGGAAGATCGGCCGCGTCGCGCAGGTCGGAAATCACGGCGATCCCGTCCGTCCCCGCCGCGAGCAGCGGCGGCGCATTTTCCAGCGTGATACCTCCGATGGCGACGACCGGCAGGGCGCACCACCGACACATGCGGGCAAACGATTCCATGCCCAGCGGCGTGTAGCGGATGTCCTTGGAGGCGGTCGGATAGACCGCGCCCAGCCCGATGTACGAGGGGCGGAGCGCCAGGGCCCGGGCGAGGTCCGCGTAGGAACTGGCGCTGACGCCCAGGCGCAGGCCCGAGCCGGCCAACGCCGCTAGATCCGCACGAGGCAGGTCTTCCTGCCCCAGGTGAACCCCCCAGGCGCCGTGCCGGAGCGCGAGGTCCGCGCGGTCGTTGATGACCAGCCGAACTCCCCCCTCGCGGGCCAGGCGCACGGCTTCGCGCACTTCGCGGTCCAGCGCGTCGCCGTCCAGCTCCTTGGCGCGCAACTGGATCATGTCCACGCCGAGCGGGATGAGCCGCTCCAGCCAGGCCGCGCGGTCCACGATGGGATAGAGCCCGATCGGCTTGCCGCCGC from Kiritimatiellia bacterium encodes:
- a CDS encoding UDP-N-acetylmuramoyl-tripeptide--D-alanyl-D-alanine ligase, which translates into the protein MPLLSAKDLATWSGGAWEGAAPPSARGVCADTRRLREGDLYVALAGPRFDGHDFIGAAFAAGASAVMAERAPVPAPGPVLRVGDTRKALGELAAGYRRTLDARLIGVTGSVGKTTVKEMTADMLAQAAPTARTLGNWNNDIGLPLSVLAIEPVHRYGVMEVGTSHPGEIAALCACLRPDWGLVTAVGPGHLEYFDSVQAIAREKAELLRSLPPGGLAFLSRDDAWYELLYAATPCPVVTVSLEAGADYRGRPDPAGGLRFTVEERESGQAAELEVPLPGRHLVADALLAVAVGRRCGLSWEAIGAALARFRPQPLRWARSVARGVAFVNDAYNANPMSMKAALETFAKSPVEGRRWLVLGGMLELGAAECDLHRQLGRIVAAGPWAGLLAVGPLGAWIAEGAREAGLSDGRAFLCPDAETAARRLLQWTRPGDAVLLKASRAEQLEKVLEAFAAG
- a CDS encoding phospho-N-acetylmuramoyl-pentapeptide-transferase, with the translated sequence MFYYLHLLTDWFSPLRVFRYITVRAIAGAGTAFLFSLLLGPWLIRELRRFKMGQQVRKDEAPPLYIFHGKKAGTPCMGGLLIISAVLVSTLLWAVPTNEFVLLTLATMCYMGLVGFRDDYLKVTRKSSRGLGVRAKLIYQLGWVAVVVTILLLLPSTRVHVQQFFIPFVKDPVTRHMGFLAIFVFLALVMVGSTNAVNLTDGLDGLAIGCSNSVAAAYLVMAYVAGHARFAQYLQVSYIAGSGELAVFCACLLGAGLGFLWFNCHPARVFMGDTGSLALGGAISMVAILIKQELALVIVGGVFVIEAASVLLQVSFFKLTGGKRIFKCAPLHHHFEVLEKEQAEREHRDVEVIETMITTRFWILAIIFALIGIATLKIR
- the murD gene encoding UDP-N-acetylmuramoyl-L-alanine--D-glutamate ligase — its product is MTDSWKTALVLGLGESGEAAARLLRAEGVAVTVADGAETPALREKVARLAEEGVPVLVGAKELPAGPFDVAVISPGIPASSPWVAELNRRAVPVISELELGWRRRACRVVAITGSNGKSTAVKWLAESLAQAGLRAAPSGNYGDAICRVVRERPNLDWLVLEVSSFQLETVDEFRPEVGVLLNVLPNHLDRHGTMAAYTALKARLFARTRAGDTCLAPCVLREAVRGLAGGAGRWLAFGPEPESDYRWCDGRVWRGDAARADLRGTRFDNEILGPAAAAVVAAAEACGADAACVERAARVFEPLPHRMETAAESGGVRFINDSKATNIAAMVAALQMAGRPVRLIAGGLAKETDFTPARKALAAHARGVYLVGRAAEPMRQAWADVVPCELCGTLDRAVARAAEVAVEGETVLLSPACTSYDQYKNYGERGAHFIRCARERAAAGAPRTGA
- a CDS encoding LysM peptidoglycan-binding domain-containing protein is translated as MKSSVLIAAVVGIHVLAVGGVVIMQGCETRRVTVDQAPPPAPPMPPSPETAPVPSPRPVLRPPVPVEPAPSVIEPGSGRTYEVQNGDSLSKIASKFGVSTRELAELNKIKDPNQIRMGQKLIIPDYAKEQPASASKPKAKAKVVVPEGAETYTVQAGDMLSKIAVKYGVKVADLREANSLSGDKILVGQKLVIPAGGKAEKKEKAKDKDAKQDEGKKTEEVAPPPAPAPVAAAKPDIMPAVEPAAPLLQGEEPPMEYTVQPGDTVDSIAKMYIIRREQILQLNNLSEGAELKPGQKIKLPTTM
- the ftsW gene encoding putative lipid II flippase FtsW, with protein sequence MVILIGIVLILVTVGIVMLASTSSVQGGTQFHDPLYYVKRQAVGLVVGAFIALFAARVDYHYWKAFAIPLALCSLVLLALVLVPGIGLTVKGSSRWLRLGPVTFQPSELAKFSSVILIAWWMARFQLHAREFRMGLAYPLSILGLFLGLVFAEPDFGTTMLLAAVGMLLLFLGGARIGYLAVAGAGGATLFGLAILHDPVRLRRITAFLDPEQYARNEAFQLLNAIYAFVVGGGRGVGFGQSLQKHFYLPEAHTDFIFAIIGEELGIKGSLGVLVLFMGLFLCGLHISHRAPDRFGQLLGFGCTLMLTIQAAINMGVVTGSLPTKGLPLPFISFGGSSLVASMAMIGVLLNLARHAVAEEAERDARCIRDAAHRI